Below is a genomic region from Coprobacter tertius.
ATAAACCCGGAAATTTTAAATAGAGTCGAAACAATAAAAACCGTAGTAGATACTGTTTACATAAACAAAGAAGTAAAAATAGAAAAAAAAGTACCGGTAAAAAACAATACACCGATTATGCTGGGATCGATTCTGTTCGATATAGACAATGACATCCCTTCCTACGGACAAGAAATTACTTTTATAAATATCGTAAAATATTTAAATGAGAATCCGGATATAAAAATTAGACTCACCGGTTATGCCGATCAGCAAACCGGAACAACACAATATAATTTGCACCTTTCAGTAAAAAGAAGTATTATGGTCAGAGATATTTTAACGAAAAAATATCATATCGACCGCAAACGTATTGAAGTTCAGGGAGCCGGAATAGATGCACAGCCATACGAACAAAAAAAATGGAACCGGGTAGTAATCATCACTACTGTTCCTCCATCGAATTAATAAACCTCCCGCATACAAAAACAATTTTTATACGAAACTGTAATTAAACAAAACCGGGCCGGATTATATCCGGCTCGGTTTTCCATCATTTTCTACAATCGTTTTTACGTTCCGCATCAATCCCTCGTATTTAGCCCGTTTTACGGCCGAATGGCGAAATATACGGTTAAAATCATCCCGTGTAAGCTGTTGTAACCGGTCTGTGTCGAGATGAAGGAATTCATCAGAAGGCTGTAATTCATCGATAATGGTCGCACGGGCAAAACGATTCCAGGGACAAACCGTTTGGCAGGTATCGCAACCATATACTCTGTTTCCCAAATGTTCTGCAATTTCAACAGGAATAGGCCCTCGATTCTCGATCGTCTGACATGAAATGCATTTTCGAGCATCTAGCGATACCTCGGAACTGCTCAGAGCTTGTGTAGGACAGGCATCTATACACCGCCGGCATTTTCCGCAATGATTTTTCAAAGGCGAATCGGGAGTAAGAGGTAAAGTGACGACCAATTCTCCCAGAAAAAAAAACGATCCTTTACCGGGGAGTATCAATTGGGTATTACGACCGATAAAGCCCAAACCGGCCTGTTGAGCCCAATAGCGTTCGGGAATAGGTGCCGTATCGCAAAAAACACGCCCCTCACAAAAACTTAACGAACGTATATAATGCAATAGTTCGGTAAGTTTTTCTTTCATTATATCATGATAATCACGGCCGTAAGCATAATAAGCAAATTGAGGATGATCGACAGCTAACCGCTTGGCCGGGTAATAATTAAGAGCTACGACAATTACCGAACGAGCCCCCGGGACCAATGAACGGAGATCACACCTTTTATCAAAATAATTCTCCATATAAGACATACCGGCATGGCAACCTTCTGTTAACCATTTTTTCAAAGACAAACGGTAT
It encodes:
- the queG gene encoding tRNA epoxyqueuosine(34) reductase QueG; protein product: MDTVSKRSVNASLIKEEAFRLGFSACGIADARSVSEAYRLSLKKWLTEGCHAGMSYMENYFDKRCDLRSLVPGARSVIVVALNYYPAKRLAVDHPQFAYYAYGRDYHDIMKEKLTELLHYIRSLSFCEGRVFCDTAPIPERYWAQQAGLGFIGRNTQLILPGKGSFFFLGELVVTLPLTPDSPLKNHCGKCRRCIDACPTQALSSSEVSLDARKCISCQTIENRGPIPVEIAEHLGNRVYGCDTCQTVCPWNRFARATIIDELQPSDEFLHLDTDRLQQLTRDDFNRIFRHSAVKRAKYEGLMRNVKTIVENDGKPSRI